From one Sulfurimonas sp. HSL-3221 genomic stretch:
- a CDS encoding YkgJ family cysteine cluster protein yields MIKEDGYPYAFDPSACAGCGGRCCTGESGNIFVSPDEIQALAAALEMEEPDFRRTYLEKRGYKFSLKERIVGMSHDCVFFDRETNGCRVYTARPAQCRTFPFWEYYKTRVDELKRECPGIVDV; encoded by the coding sequence ATGATAAAAGAAGACGGCTACCCCTACGCGTTCGACCCCTCCGCCTGCGCCGGCTGCGGCGGACGCTGCTGCACCGGTGAAAGCGGCAATATCTTCGTCTCCCCCGACGAGATCCAGGCACTGGCCGCGGCCCTGGAAATGGAGGAGCCGGACTTCCGTCGTACCTACCTTGAAAAGCGCGGTTACAAGTTTTCGCTCAAGGAACGGATCGTCGGCATGTCGCACGACTGCGTCTTTTTCGACCGGGAGACGAACGGCTGCCGCGTCTACACGGCCCGCCCCGCCCAGTGCCGTACCTTTCCCTTCTGGGAGTATTACAAGACCCGCGTCGATGAGCTCAAGCGGGAGTGTCCGGGGATCGTCGATGTTTAA
- the tyrS gene encoding tyrosine--tRNA ligase yields MTVTEALAEIRRGTAEIIDEERIETLVKAALEEGKTFSVKAGFDPTAPDLHLGHTVLLNKLAAFQRIGGRVQFIIGDFTAQIGDPTGKSETRKKLLPEQIAENAKSYKEQVFKILDPEKTEVLFNADWINPIGAAGMLELTTLMNVARMLERDDFEKRYKSGTPISISEFIYPLLQGFDSVHLDSDIEIGGTDQKFNLLMGRHLQRAYEKGKEQAVLMMPILEGLDGVQKMSKSLNNYIGVADSPGEMFGKMLSISDDLMWRYYELLSHKSLAEIAQLKVDVEEGKAHPKKVKEALAMEIVERFHSATDAEAAKAEFDRVHAKSELPSDMPEFELDGPVWIAKALQDCGLEASTSQARRDLKQGAVKMDQQKVDDEQLQLEAGEYILQVGKRKFARVKVK; encoded by the coding sequence ATGACAGTAACAGAAGCATTGGCTGAGATCCGCCGCGGTACGGCGGAGATCATCGACGAGGAGCGTATCGAGACGCTGGTAAAAGCGGCCCTGGAAGAGGGGAAAACTTTCAGCGTCAAAGCCGGGTTCGACCCGACGGCACCGGACCTGCACCTGGGCCATACGGTCCTGCTCAACAAGCTGGCCGCTTTCCAGCGCATCGGCGGACGCGTCCAGTTCATCATCGGCGACTTTACGGCGCAGATCGGGGACCCGACCGGCAAGAGCGAGACGCGTAAAAAACTGCTCCCGGAGCAGATCGCCGAAAATGCCAAGAGCTACAAGGAGCAGGTCTTCAAGATCCTCGACCCCGAGAAGACGGAGGTCCTCTTCAACGCCGACTGGATCAACCCCATCGGCGCGGCGGGGATGCTGGAGCTCACCACCCTGATGAACGTCGCGCGGATGCTTGAGCGCGACGATTTCGAAAAGCGCTACAAGAGCGGTACGCCCATCTCCATCAGCGAGTTCATCTATCCGCTGCTTCAGGGCTTCGACAGCGTGCACCTTGACAGCGATATCGAGATCGGGGGAACGGACCAGAAGTTCAACCTCCTCATGGGTCGCCACCTGCAGCGCGCCTACGAGAAGGGCAAAGAGCAGGCGGTGCTGATGATGCCGATCCTCGAAGGCCTCGACGGCGTTCAGAAGATGAGCAAGAGTCTCAACAACTATATCGGCGTCGCCGACTCCCCGGGGGAGATGTTCGGCAAAATGCTGAGCATCTCCGATGACCTGATGTGGCGCTACTACGAACTGCTCAGCCACAAGAGCCTCGCCGAGATCGCGCAGCTCAAAGTCGACGTCGAGGAGGGCAAGGCCCATCCGAAAAAGGTCAAAGAGGCGCTGGCGATGGAAATAGTCGAACGCTTCCACAGCGCAACGGATGCCGAAGCGGCGAAGGCGGAGTTCGACCGGGTCCACGCCAAGAGCGAACTGCCGAGCGACATGCCCGAATTCGAGCTCGACGGACCGGTCTGGATCGCCAAAGCGCTACAGGATTGCGGGCTTGAGGCATCTACATCGCAGGCCCGGCGCGACCTTAAGCAAGGAGCCGTTAAAATGGACCAGCAAAAAGTGGATGACGAACAGCTTCAGCTCGAAGCCGGGGAGTACATCCTTCAGGTGGGCAAGCGCAAGTTTGCACGCGTAAAGGTGAAATAG
- a CDS encoding RrF2 family transcriptional regulator has product MLITRASEYALLSLIVLAKAEKPLDADTLSKELDISKSFLAKILQSMARNGILNSFKGANGGFALAKDMHDITVRDITCAAEGKNPSVFDCSKSQKDCPSDKATTCQIWPVVNRLQDKIDTFLEKLTLADLIEQ; this is encoded by the coding sequence ATGCTCATCACCCGTGCCAGCGAATACGCCCTGCTCTCGCTCATCGTCCTGGCCAAGGCCGAGAAGCCCCTCGATGCCGATACCCTCTCGAAGGAACTCGATATCTCCAAAAGCTTTCTCGCGAAGATCCTCCAGTCGATGGCACGCAACGGTATTCTCAACTCCTTCAAGGGCGCCAACGGCGGATTCGCCCTGGCCAAGGATATGCACGACATCACCGTCAGGGACATTACCTGCGCCGCCGAGGGGAAGAACCCCTCCGTTTTCGACTGCTCCAAATCCCAAAAAGATTGCCCCTCCGATAAAGCGACCACCTGCCAGATCTGGCCCGTCGTCAACCGGCTCCAGGACAAGATCGACACTTTCCTCGAGAAACTCACCCTCGCCGACCTGATCGAACAGTAA
- a CDS encoding DHH family phosphoesterase, with protein sequence MTIYHLSHIDLDGYSCQLVLQHTPHTMHFYNANYGEEVPERLRQIVEAIAHESEAMILVTDLNLTPDESRWLDAEVKRFNESGKKITLQLLDHHGSGKESAARYTWYTLDTDRSATKITYEFAKEHGWLQEEPAWMEAYVAVVNAVDLWLQDETENFEYGKVLMRLVSETRELGRTLFAEQDRAYKLSLLTEAAAMIALPDAPIVLDEKIHLMKKGFFRENENNTLDNLVTKYIVSLMGAKRKEMTIYYKGYRGFLSYAVGNTSIIGNGFLVAYPEYDFIVDISPRGTMSLRANNQVDVSLIAKEWAGGGGHPNASGGRIQGFKEQFRYDKVKTQIESLIAKRESVSGKLPQKSE encoded by the coding sequence GTGACCATTTACCATCTCTCCCATATCGACCTCGACGGCTACAGCTGCCAGCTGGTGCTGCAGCACACGCCCCACACCATGCATTTTTACAACGCCAACTACGGCGAAGAGGTCCCCGAACGCCTGCGCCAGATCGTCGAGGCAATCGCGCACGAATCCGAGGCGATGATCCTCGTCACCGATCTTAACCTGACCCCCGACGAATCCCGCTGGCTCGACGCCGAGGTCAAGCGCTTCAACGAATCGGGCAAAAAAATCACCCTGCAGCTGCTCGACCACCACGGCAGCGGCAAGGAGAGTGCGGCCCGCTATACATGGTATACGCTCGACACGGATCGCAGCGCGACGAAGATCACCTACGAATTCGCCAAAGAGCACGGCTGGCTGCAGGAGGAACCTGCGTGGATGGAGGCCTATGTCGCCGTCGTCAACGCCGTCGATCTCTGGCTGCAGGATGAAACGGAGAATTTCGAATACGGCAAGGTGCTCATGCGCCTCGTCAGCGAGACCCGCGAGCTGGGGCGCACCCTCTTCGCGGAGCAGGACCGCGCCTACAAGCTGAGCCTGCTGACCGAAGCCGCAGCGATGATCGCTCTGCCCGACGCCCCGATCGTGCTGGACGAGAAGATCCATCTGATGAAGAAGGGGTTTTTCCGCGAGAATGAGAACAACACCCTCGACAACCTGGTGACGAAGTACATCGTCTCCCTGATGGGGGCGAAGCGCAAAGAGATGACGATCTATTACAAGGGCTACCGCGGCTTTCTGAGCTATGCCGTCGGCAACACCTCCATTATCGGCAACGGCTTCCTCGTCGCCTACCCGGAGTATGACTTCATTGTCGACATCAGCCCCCGCGGGACGATGAGCCTGCGCGCCAACAACCAGGTCGATGTCTCCCTCATCGCCAAGGAGTGGGCGGGCGGCGGTGGACACCCCAACGCCTCCGGCGGACGTATCCAGGGCTTCAAAGAGCAGTTCCGCTATGACAAAGTCAAAACGCAGATCGAGTCCCTGATCGCCAAACGCGAATCCGTCTCCGGGAAACTGCCGCAGAAAAGCGAATAG
- the rpsO gene encoding 30S ribosomal protein S15 — MALDAAKKQEIVKKFGRNENDTGSSEVQIALLSTRIAELTEHLKTFKKDHASRLGLLKLVGQRRRLMRYFKRTNRVAYDKLVADLGIRDNI; from the coding sequence ATGGCTTTGGATGCGGCGAAAAAACAAGAGATTGTTAAAAAATTCGGACGTAACGAAAACGACACCGGTTCTTCAGAAGTGCAGATCGCACTGCTCAGCACACGTATCGCTGAACTGACTGAACACCTCAAAACTTTCAAGAAAGACCACGCGTCACGCCTCGGTCTGCTCAAGCTCGTCGGTCAGCGCCGCCGTCTGATGCGTTACTTCAAACGCACAAACCGCGTAGCATACGACAAACTCGTTGCCGATCTCGGTATCCGCGACAACATCTAA
- a CDS encoding tRNA1(Val) (adenine(37)-N6)-methyltransferase, translating to MLLYQPQEGYCYNSDSIFLYDFISSFAPRGRMLDVGAGCGVVGLLVARDNPKVRLEAVEKQDAFVQYASKNAEVNGIDYRVHHTDFLAFKDPEGFEYIVSNPPFYHEGASRSENEMVHTARYNLHLPIDAFISHAAKLLRPQGHLLLCYDPQQFAHLCAACERAKLRVVDVQFVHSKPDRNATLVMLHARKNSRSLMRVRPPIFAFDEDEFSAKSLQVYRDARTHSIKCTL from the coding sequence ATGCTGCTTTACCAGCCGCAGGAGGGGTACTGTTACAACAGCGACTCGATCTTCCTGTATGACTTCATCTCCTCTTTCGCGCCGCGGGGCCGTATGCTCGACGTGGGGGCGGGCTGCGGCGTCGTCGGGCTGCTGGTGGCCCGCGACAACCCGAAAGTGCGGCTCGAGGCGGTGGAGAAACAGGACGCTTTCGTGCAGTACGCTTCGAAGAATGCGGAGGTGAACGGGATCGACTACCGGGTCCACCACACGGATTTTCTCGCCTTCAAGGACCCGGAAGGGTTTGAGTACATCGTTTCCAATCCCCCCTTCTACCACGAGGGGGCCTCGCGTTCGGAGAATGAGATGGTGCACACGGCGCGCTACAACCTGCACCTGCCCATCGACGCGTTCATCTCCCATGCGGCAAAACTCCTGCGCCCCCAGGGGCACCTGCTGCTTTGCTACGACCCCCAGCAGTTCGCCCACCTCTGCGCCGCCTGCGAACGCGCCAAATTAAGAGTGGTTGATGTACAATTCGTTCATTCGAAACCGGATCGCAATGCGACCCTGGTGATGCTGCACGCCCGGAAAAACTCCCGTTCGCTCATGCGCGTCCGGCCGCCGATTTTCGCCTTTGACGAAGATGAGTTTTCCGCCAAGAGCCTGCAGGTCTACCGCGATGCAAGGACGCACAGTATAAAATGCACCCTATGA
- a CDS encoding RelA/SpoT family protein, with protein sequence MANNFDINQIRAIRDIESATALLHENIPFDEQIEDALLFSKDAHAHQTRKSGEPYVVHPILVAALVASITGDRAMVIAALLHDVVEDTPNTIEAVELRYGSDVAHLVHGLTKIDLIRDKELIPSHSDEKLVVSALTFRKMLLASIKDIRVLVVKLCDRLHNMLTLDSLPPAKQRRIAEETLVVYAPIAHRLGISYIKNFLEDLSFSYVFAEEKKRIDDYLKVNYHDIELRLNGFRQKIAKLMERQGIIPGSYEILSRIKHDYSIYLKMQRKGISIDEVLDLLAIRVLVNDPTQCYSVLGLVHLHFQPLTSRFKDYIAIPKENGYQTLHTTVFDDTSIIEVQIRTFEMHKTAELGVAAHWKYKSGGNNINLDWLQNLQYQEESIEDFYELAKTDLYSEDISVFSPKGKPYTLPRGATALDFAYAVHTEIGDRAESCLVNKESKSLLAELHNGDIVRIMTAEEKLLRCSWMDAVKTSRAKQHIRINCRHRIRDIDSRSGLLIMRGVMQLNVTRIREWLREHNRLQNAWMIARDVDYLREVLHHYLKDLRSHKKFGAFLASHRFKLKLYRFGSIELFSNHTISDVVFDFCCHPKAGDEIVGFVSNGKAHIHHKMCQHAATLIEDEEPMLFVRWKQESIFHYHMIVSMQNAKGALADFLTFLAKLGAEIVSIELGKERQEHQQLCELEFQSSEADINRLRAKIEQKIHIIQFIRTDDAYRSV encoded by the coding sequence ATGGCAAACAATTTTGATATCAACCAGATCCGCGCCATCCGGGATATTGAAAGTGCGACGGCCCTGCTGCACGAAAATATCCCCTTCGATGAACAGATCGAGGATGCACTGCTCTTCTCCAAAGATGCCCATGCGCACCAGACGCGCAAAAGCGGCGAACCCTACGTTGTCCACCCAATCCTCGTCGCCGCGCTGGTGGCCTCCATTACCGGCGACCGGGCCATGGTCATCGCCGCGTTGCTGCATGACGTCGTCGAGGATACGCCCAACACCATCGAAGCGGTGGAACTGCGCTACGGCTCCGATGTCGCCCACCTGGTGCACGGCCTGACCAAGATCGACCTGATCCGTGACAAGGAGCTGATCCCGTCCCACTCGGATGAGAAGCTCGTCGTTTCGGCGCTGACGTTTAGAAAGATGCTGCTGGCCTCCATCAAAGATATCCGTGTCCTGGTCGTCAAGCTCTGTGACCGGCTGCACAACATGCTGACCCTCGACTCGCTGCCGCCGGCCAAACAGCGCCGCATTGCCGAAGAGACCCTCGTCGTCTACGCCCCGATCGCCCACCGCCTCGGTATCTCCTATATCAAGAACTTCCTCGAAGACCTGAGCTTCTCCTACGTGTTTGCGGAGGAGAAGAAGCGCATCGACGATTATCTGAAGGTGAACTATCACGACATCGAGCTACGCCTCAACGGCTTCCGCCAGAAGATCGCGAAGCTGATGGAGCGTCAGGGGATCATTCCGGGCAGCTACGAGATCCTTAGCAGGATCAAACACGACTACTCCATCTACCTCAAGATGCAGCGCAAGGGGATCAGCATCGACGAGGTACTCGACCTGCTGGCGATCAGGGTGCTCGTCAACGACCCGACCCAGTGTTACAGCGTCCTCGGGCTCGTGCACCTGCATTTCCAGCCGCTGACCTCGCGCTTCAAGGACTACATCGCAATCCCGAAAGAGAACGGCTATCAGACCCTGCATACGACGGTCTTCGACGACACCTCCATCATCGAGGTGCAGATCCGTACCTTCGAGATGCACAAGACGGCGGAGCTGGGGGTCGCGGCCCACTGGAAGTACAAGAGCGGCGGCAACAATATCAACCTCGATTGGCTGCAGAATCTGCAGTACCAGGAGGAGTCGATTGAGGATTTCTACGAACTGGCGAAGACCGATCTCTACAGCGAGGACATCAGCGTCTTCTCTCCCAAAGGCAAACCCTATACCCTTCCGCGCGGGGCGACGGCGCTCGATTTCGCCTACGCCGTCCATACCGAGATCGGCGACCGGGCGGAGTCGTGCCTGGTGAACAAGGAGAGCAAGAGCCTGCTGGCCGAGCTGCATAACGGCGATATCGTCCGGATCATGACCGCAGAGGAGAAGCTGCTGCGCTGCAGCTGGATGGATGCGGTCAAGACCTCCCGGGCAAAACAGCACATCCGCATCAACTGCCGCCACCGCATCCGCGACATCGACAGCCGGAGCGGTCTGCTGATCATGCGCGGCGTCATGCAGCTCAACGTGACTCGCATCCGCGAGTGGCTGCGCGAACACAACCGTCTGCAGAACGCCTGGATGATCGCCCGGGACGTGGACTACCTCAGAGAGGTGCTGCACCACTACCTGAAGGATCTGCGCTCGCACAAAAAGTTCGGCGCGTTCCTGGCGTCGCACCGCTTCAAGCTCAAACTCTACCGTTTCGGCTCGATCGAGCTCTTCTCGAACCACACGATCTCGGATGTCGTTTTCGATTTCTGTTGCCACCCCAAGGCCGGGGACGAGATCGTCGGGTTTGTCAGCAACGGCAAGGCGCACATCCACCACAAGATGTGCCAGCACGCCGCGACGCTGATCGAGGATGAGGAGCCGATGCTTTTCGTGCGCTGGAAGCAGGAGAGCATCTTCCACTACCACATGATCGTCAGCATGCAGAACGCCAAAGGGGCACTGGCGGATTTCCTCACGTTCCTGGCGAAGCTGGGGGCGGAAATCGTCAGCATTGAACTGGGCAAGGAGCGCCAGGAACACCAGCAGCTGTGCGAGCTGGAGTTCCAGAGTTCGGAAGCGGATATTAACCGCCTCCGCGCTAAAATTGAACAAAAAATTCATATCATACAGTTTATTCGAACGGACGACGCGTATCGGTCCGTGTGA
- the trpC gene encoding indole-3-glycerol phosphate synthase TrpC: MILDEIIAKTKEDLARREKEYSMDWLGRSLAFNARAPRPVIPHLQATEAEPYRIISEVKKASPSKGVIREDFDPVAIAQAYERGGANAISVLTEPHYFQGSLDYLAEIRRYAAIPLLRKDFIVSKYQLVEALVYGADFVLLIAKALSRKELKELLDYTRHLGMEALVEIHDKADLTKAIFAGADIIGINHRNLETFEMDMELSYKLIPLIPNNKIIVAESGIYEYGQLEDLGKAGVDAFLVGESLMRQDDVESALRCLKTGEGCPK, encoded by the coding sequence ATGATTCTGGATGAGATTATCGCGAAGACCAAAGAGGACCTCGCCCGCCGCGAAAAGGAGTATAGCATGGATTGGCTGGGGCGTTCCCTCGCCTTCAATGCTCGTGCGCCGCGGCCGGTCATCCCGCATCTGCAAGCGACGGAAGCGGAGCCCTACCGCATCATCTCCGAAGTGAAAAAAGCGAGCCCGTCAAAGGGCGTGATCCGCGAAGACTTTGACCCGGTGGCCATCGCGCAGGCCTATGAGCGCGGGGGTGCGAATGCCATCTCCGTGCTCACCGAACCGCACTATTTCCAAGGCAGCCTGGACTACCTCGCGGAGATCCGCCGGTACGCGGCCATTCCGCTCCTGCGCAAGGATTTCATCGTCAGCAAGTACCAGCTGGTCGAAGCCCTCGTCTACGGCGCGGATTTCGTCCTGCTGATTGCCAAGGCGCTCTCGCGCAAAGAGCTGAAAGAGCTGCTTGACTACACTCGTCACCTGGGGATGGAGGCGTTGGTCGAGATCCACGACAAGGCGGACCTGACCAAGGCGATCTTCGCCGGCGCCGACATCATCGGCATCAACCACCGCAACCTCGAGACCTTCGAGATGGATATGGAACTGAGCTACAAGCTTATCCCGCTCATCCCGAACAACAAGATCATCGTCGCCGAGAGCGGCATCTATGAATACGGCCAGCTCGAAGATCTCGGCAAAGCGGGCGTCGACGCCTTTCTTGTCGGGGAGTCGCTGATGCGCCAGGACGATGTCGAAAGTGCGTTGCGCTGCCTGAAAACGGGCGAGGGGTGCCCGAAATAA
- a CDS encoding DNA-directed RNA polymerase subunit omega, which translates to MTNLRLEEITAKALNTAGIDRYQLAIAVAQRAKELENGAQSKLNLDLKTTKSTDLALMEIAEGLVLIKGFKQKA; encoded by the coding sequence ATGACAAACCTTCGTCTTGAAGAGATCACTGCCAAGGCCCTCAACACTGCCGGCATCGACCGCTACCAGCTCGCGATTGCCGTTGCACAGCGTGCGAAAGAGCTCGAGAACGGTGCCCAGAGCAAGCTCAACCTTGACCTGAAGACCACCAAGTCGACTGACCTCGCACTGATGGAGATCGCGGAAGGCCTCGTCCTTATCAAGGGCTTCAAGCAGAAAGCCTGA
- a CDS encoding N-acetylmuramoyl-L-alanine amidase family protein: MTLKRLRAIVTALMLTANTLSGMNLSQAETVLQSNKQSEIFQAYDTFKSAYMDATVEGDAAKKRRALEGIVASGNKLHIDVSDYRNKLKTLPAPAADVKPAPVAEPVAKPEPASKGRAKAPSIKGQNRLEEVEWDSGNLVFRFEKTLSNKDVNFFKLKKSGKHGYRYVLDIHAVLDESHTLTHRDLKRISLTQYKPQTIRLVLESSKALPVRFAKAEKTLTVRAGLSGVTSPKHVPVTSPGQARNKERVIVIDPGHGGKDGGAVGHNRYKEKEIVLSLAAKMASRLRERGYTVYMTRSKDKFIKLRNRTGYANKKKADLFISLHANAVPKSKARKAYGIETYFLSPSRSKRATNAAALENKAEVEDMDFYGKSTFLNVLNSEKIVASHKLAIDLQSSVLSSLRARYKEVKDAGVREGPFWVLVGAQMPAVLVEIGFITHPKEAVRIHSNTYQDYFARGLAEGVERYFAKNR; this comes from the coding sequence ATGACGTTGAAGCGGCTCCGCGCAATCGTCACGGCTCTTATGCTGACCGCGAATACCCTCAGCGGTATGAACCTCTCCCAGGCGGAGACGGTGCTTCAATCCAATAAACAATCCGAAATTTTCCAGGCATATGATACGTTCAAGTCCGCCTATATGGACGCCACGGTTGAAGGGGACGCCGCTAAAAAACGGCGTGCACTGGAGGGGATCGTTGCCAGCGGAAACAAACTGCATATCGACGTCAGCGACTACCGCAACAAGCTCAAAACGCTGCCGGCGCCTGCAGCGGACGTCAAACCGGCCCCGGTCGCGGAGCCGGTCGCAAAGCCGGAACCGGCATCCAAAGGCAGAGCGAAAGCGCCGAGCATCAAAGGGCAGAACCGCCTGGAAGAGGTCGAATGGGACAGCGGTAACCTGGTATTCCGTTTTGAAAAGACGCTTTCGAACAAAGATGTCAACTTCTTCAAGCTGAAAAAGAGCGGCAAGCACGGCTACCGCTATGTCCTCGATATCCATGCGGTGCTGGACGAGTCTCATACGCTGACCCACCGTGACCTCAAGCGTATCAGCCTGACCCAGTACAAACCGCAGACCATCCGCCTGGTTTTGGAAAGTTCTAAGGCACTTCCGGTACGCTTTGCCAAAGCGGAGAAGACGTTGACGGTACGTGCCGGGCTCTCCGGGGTGACGTCGCCAAAGCACGTGCCCGTGACAAGCCCGGGCCAGGCCCGCAACAAAGAGCGGGTGATCGTGATCGACCCGGGCCACGGAGGCAAGGACGGCGGGGCCGTCGGGCACAACCGTTACAAGGAAAAGGAGATCGTCCTTTCCCTGGCGGCAAAGATGGCCTCACGTTTGCGCGAACGCGGCTACACCGTCTACATGACCCGCAGCAAGGACAAGTTTATCAAGCTGCGCAACCGTACGGGCTACGCCAACAAGAAGAAAGCGGACCTTTTCATCTCCCTGCATGCCAACGCCGTGCCCAAAAGCAAGGCGCGCAAAGCGTACGGCATCGAGACCTACTTTCTCTCCCCGTCACGTTCCAAACGGGCGACGAACGCCGCGGCCCTGGAGAACAAGGCGGAAGTCGAGGATATGGATTTCTACGGGAAAAGCACCTTCCTGAACGTCCTCAACTCCGAGAAGATCGTCGCATCGCATAAACTGGCAATCGACCTGCAGTCTAGCGTGCTCTCTTCGCTGCGGGCCCGTTACAAAGAGGTAAAGGATGCAGGGGTCAGAGAGGGACCGTTCTGGGTTCTGGTCGGTGCACAGATGCCGGCGGTCCTCGTCGAAATAGGCTTTATCACTCACCCTAAAGAGGCGGTACGGATTCACAGCAATACGTATCAGGATTATTTTGCCAGGGGCCTGGCGGAGGGTGTAGAGCGCTATTTCGCGAAAAACCGCTAG
- the kdsB gene encoding 3-deoxy-manno-octulosonate cytidylyltransferase has product MIIIPARLASTRFPQKVLADIGGLPMVVRTARQVAHLDDVVVAADDESIIEVCKAHGVKAMLTSTTHKSGTDRINECAQLLDIPDDELVINIQADEPFIEPEVLTLLIDRLTALKAEGRPFVMGSCYNAVNAEAADDPNLVKVVVNAKHDAIYFSRSMIPYNRGGGATYFGHIGIYGFTKRSLHAFCALDDAPIEDIEKLEQLRAVHHGLPISMVKVASTGFGIDTPEDLERAKEIFGVQ; this is encoded by the coding sequence ATGATCATCATCCCCGCCCGTCTTGCCTCCACCCGCTTCCCGCAAAAAGTTCTGGCGGATATCGGCGGACTGCCGATGGTCGTCCGCACGGCACGTCAGGTGGCCCACCTCGACGATGTCGTCGTCGCCGCGGACGATGAGAGCATCATCGAGGTGTGCAAAGCCCACGGCGTCAAAGCGATGCTCACGTCGACGACGCACAAAAGCGGCACCGACCGCATCAACGAATGCGCCCAGCTGCTCGACATCCCCGATGACGAACTCGTCATCAATATCCAGGCCGACGAGCCCTTTATCGAGCCGGAGGTCCTGACCCTGCTGATCGACCGCCTGACTGCCCTCAAGGCGGAGGGGCGCCCCTTTGTCATGGGCAGCTGCTACAACGCCGTCAACGCCGAAGCCGCCGACGACCCGAACCTCGTCAAGGTCGTCGTGAACGCGAAGCATGACGCCATCTACTTCTCCCGTTCAATGATCCCCTACAACCGGGGCGGCGGGGCCACCTACTTCGGCCATATCGGCATCTACGGCTTCACAAAGAGGAGCCTCCACGCCTTCTGCGCCCTCGACGACGCGCCGATCGAGGACATCGAAAAGCTCGAACAGCTCCGCGCCGTCCACCACGGGCTTCCCATCAGCATGGTCAAGGTCGCCAGCACCGGCTTCGGCATCGACACGCCGGAGGATCTGGAACGGGCCAAAGAGATCTTTGGGGTCCAATAA
- a CDS encoding nitronate monooxygenase, translating to MSFEPLKIGKYTIEKPIVQGGMGVGISWDRLAGTVSKEGGLGVISAVGTGYYEQKEHAHKLVSGRPLDVENFYSKEGLTAIVNNARKICGDAPLAANILYAINDYGRVVRDACEAGIDIIITGAGLPTNMPEFTEGYPDVALVPIVSSPKALKIICKRWEKRYNRLPDAVILEGPKSGGHQGFTYEQCSMEEHQLENLVAPVVEEAASWGEIPVIAAGGIWDKKDIEEMMALGAKGVQMGTRFIGTYECDAHPNFKKVLLEAREEDIHLMKSPVGYPARGVRTNLSSLVETRTGPAIKCISNCVAPCERGVEAKAVGFCIADRLSDAYEGNTELGLFFSGTNGYRITELISVADLMKKLTEGE from the coding sequence ATGAGCTTCGAACCGCTGAAAATCGGCAAATACACCATTGAAAAACCGATCGTTCAGGGCGGTATGGGCGTCGGCATCAGCTGGGACCGTCTGGCCGGCACCGTTTCCAAAGAGGGCGGCCTCGGCGTCATCAGCGCCGTCGGGACCGGGTATTACGAGCAGAAAGAGCATGCGCACAAACTCGTCTCCGGACGCCCGCTGGACGTGGAGAACTTCTACTCCAAAGAGGGACTCACGGCTATCGTCAACAATGCACGCAAGATCTGCGGCGACGCGCCGCTGGCGGCGAACATTCTCTACGCCATCAACGACTACGGCCGTGTCGTACGGGACGCCTGCGAAGCGGGAATCGACATCATCATCACCGGGGCGGGACTGCCGACGAACATGCCGGAATTCACCGAGGGGTATCCCGATGTGGCCCTGGTACCGATCGTCTCCTCGCCGAAGGCGCTCAAGATCATCTGCAAGCGCTGGGAGAAGCGTTACAACCGCCTCCCCGACGCCGTAATCCTTGAAGGCCCCAAGAGCGGCGGCCACCAGGGCTTTACCTATGAGCAGTGCTCCATGGAGGAGCATCAGCTCGAGAACCTGGTCGCTCCGGTCGTCGAAGAGGCGGCCAGCTGGGGCGAAATCCCGGTCATTGCCGCCGGCGGTATCTGGGACAAAAAGGACATCGAGGAGATGATGGCGCTCGGTGCCAAAGGGGTACAGATGGGGACCCGGTTTATCGGGACCTACGAGTGCGACGCCCACCCGAACTTCAAGAAGGTCCTCCTCGAAGCAAGAGAGGAGGATATCCACCTCATGAAATCCCCGGTCGGTTACCCGGCCAGAGGGGTGCGTACGAACCTGAGCAGCCTCGTCGAAACCCGCACGGGACCGGCGATCAAGTGTATCTCGAACTGTGTCGCCCCCTGCGAACGCGGGGTTGAGGCGAAAGCGGTCGGTTTCTGCATCGCCGACCGCCTCAGCGACGCGTATGAGGGGAATACGGAACTGGGCCTCTTCTTCTCCGGTACGAACGGCTACCGGATCACCGAACTCATCAGTGTCGCCGACCTGATGAAAAAGCTGACCGAAGGCGAATAG